From a single bacterium genomic region:
- a CDS encoding LarC family nickel insertion protein — protein sequence MEILFIDPVAGVSGDMFLGALVDLGVDFEALQSGLKALNIDGIELKCEETKRHYIAATKVNVVVEDVPHPHRHLGDLTRIIEKADLPATVKERSIATLTRLAEAESKAHRTPIEKVHLHEVGGLDCLVDVVGTCLGIHLLGVERIYSGPVSLGSGFQKCAHGTMPVPVPGTLAILNDFPVRRTQIPYEMTTPTGAALVATLAHPAGRSLIMTANAIGYGAGNRDTEHVANLLRLVRGEISERLMDDPFQVDHSHDHHHHHHDHEHTH from the coding sequence TTGGAAATCCTGTTTATCGATCCCGTCGCGGGCGTTTCCGGAGATATGTTTCTGGGAGCACTGGTGGATCTGGGAGTGGACTTCGAAGCGCTGCAGTCCGGGCTGAAGGCCCTGAATATCGACGGCATCGAATTGAAGTGCGAAGAAACCAAGCGGCATTACATCGCTGCCACAAAGGTCAACGTAGTCGTTGAGGATGTTCCCCATCCCCATCGCCATCTGGGGGATTTGACCCGGATTATTGAGAAGGCCGATTTGCCCGCGACGGTCAAAGAGCGTTCCATCGCGACGCTGACGCGGTTGGCCGAAGCGGAATCGAAGGCTCATCGAACGCCGATTGAGAAGGTGCACTTGCACGAAGTGGGAGGGCTCGATTGCCTGGTGGACGTCGTTGGCACTTGCCTCGGCATTCATCTCCTGGGAGTTGAGCGGATTTACTCCGGGCCGGTCAGCCTGGGCTCCGGATTCCAGAAGTGCGCTCACGGCACGATGCCGGTCCCTGTGCCGGGAACGCTGGCGATTCTGAACGACTTCCCGGTCCGTCGGACGCAGATCCCGTACGAGATGACGACCCCGACAGGCGCGGCTCTCGTGGCGACGCTGGCTCATCCGGCGGGGCGGTCGCTTATCATGACGGCCAATGCCATCGGCTACGGAGCCGGCAACCGCGATACGGAGCACGTGGCGAACCTTCTACGTCTCGTTCGTGGAGAGATCTCAGAACGCCTGATGGACGATCCGTTCCAGGTCGACCACTCGCACGATCACCACCACCATCATCACGATCACGAACACACGCATTGA
- a CDS encoding NUDIX hydrolase, with product MSDQPVTQRLERKRIVENPRIHVFEDRVRLPTGTERLHWKVDYQLDGVGVVPVLDDGRVLLGLHWRYCVERWGWEIAAGGVEADEDHAITAHRELEEETGHRAGRMDFLLDFHPAPGLGNEHFFAFVARDLEPTGAAIDEDEIHELRAFTWEEIQGLLADGKLYDGFTLTSLLLARERGFFTLP from the coding sequence ATGAGCGACCAGCCCGTTACGCAGCGCTTGGAGCGCAAGCGTATCGTCGAGAATCCGCGCATTCATGTCTTCGAAGATCGCGTACGGCTACCGACCGGCACGGAGCGCCTCCACTGGAAGGTCGACTACCAGTTGGACGGCGTCGGCGTGGTGCCCGTGCTGGACGATGGGCGTGTGCTGCTGGGGTTGCATTGGCGTTATTGCGTGGAGCGCTGGGGATGGGAGATCGCTGCCGGCGGTGTTGAGGCAGACGAGGACCACGCAATCACCGCTCACCGCGAACTGGAGGAAGAAACAGGGCACCGCGCCGGGCGCATGGATTTTCTGCTCGATTTTCACCCCGCTCCGGGCCTCGGGAACGAGCACTTCTTTGCCTTCGTCGCGCGCGACCTGGAACCGACCGGCGCGGCAATCGATGAGGACGAGATTCACGAGTTGCGCGCATTCACCTGGGAAGAAATCCAGGGCCTTCTTGCAGACGGGAAGCTCTACGACGGCTTTACGCTGACGTCGCTTCTGCTTGCACGTGAGCGGGGCTTCTTCACTCTCCCCTAA
- a CDS encoding HAD family hydrolase, producing MIKWLFFDVGGTIFDDEPVYKFQEDVIFELLNKNGCEVGEKEFASAVRSARRYYLPRYVNHLIWIFTEEPSKYEKISIEFEKKLNKLPYKKYQKLVNLLPGMKDLLMDLSQHFSLGAIGNQPAVVRRRLEEEGLIDILQVQAISSEMGMRKPDLRFYLGAMAMARCQPNEAAMIGDRLDNDIYPARSLGMTTVRLKSGPHRHQPVLSPEFLPHYTVANTRQLAKFIFSDEFRAANSGAEMMW from the coding sequence ATGATCAAATGGCTGTTCTTCGATGTCGGCGGCACGATCTTTGACGACGAGCCCGTCTACAAGTTCCAGGAAGATGTCATCTTCGAGCTGTTGAACAAGAACGGCTGCGAGGTGGGGGAGAAGGAGTTTGCCAGCGCCGTCCGCTCGGCTCGCCGATACTATTTACCCCGGTACGTCAACCATCTGATCTGGATTTTCACCGAAGAACCATCGAAATATGAGAAGATCAGCATCGAATTCGAGAAAAAGCTCAACAAGCTCCCCTACAAGAAGTACCAGAAGCTGGTCAACCTGTTGCCCGGCATGAAGGATCTGCTGATGGACTTGAGCCAGCATTTCTCGCTGGGCGCCATCGGCAACCAGCCGGCCGTTGTGCGCCGGCGCCTCGAGGAAGAAGGCCTGATCGATATACTCCAGGTTCAGGCGATCAGTTCCGAAATGGGTATGCGGAAACCGGATCTGCGCTTCTATCTGGGTGCCATGGCAATGGCGCGCTGCCAGCCGAATGAGGCGGCGATGATCGGCGATCGGCTCGACAACGACATCTATCCGGCGCGTTCGCTGGGAATGACCACGGTTCGGCTGAAGAGCGGTCCGCACCGCCACCAGCCCGTCCTCTCGCCGGAGTTCCTGCCGCACTACACGGTCGCCAACACCCGTCAATTGGCAAAATTCATCTTCTCGGACGAGTTCCGGGCTGCAAATTCCGGTGCAGAGATGATGTGGTAG